A single genomic interval of Halomonas sp. GT harbors:
- a CDS encoding acetyl-CoA sensor PanZ family protein: protein MPVTLHYVDQARWEAEEQVRIDLIRIYEDAPQERMPTPTVTPFIEQHLKGQHFFACAHFNDRLLGAVAIKEAADRAWWLSELCVRKPTRRRGVGTRLMALLGEQAKQEGRVLRIETSSLPLADRVLLSKLGYRPMANEHSSQPDAPTTSDFVELDPQGKG from the coding sequence ATGCCGGTGACACTGCATTACGTCGACCAGGCCCGCTGGGAGGCTGAGGAGCAGGTGCGTATTGACTTAATACGCATTTATGAAGATGCGCCCCAAGAGCGAATGCCTACACCAACGGTCACCCCTTTTATTGAACAGCATTTAAAAGGGCAGCATTTTTTTGCTTGCGCACATTTTAACGATAGGCTGCTCGGTGCGGTGGCAATAAAAGAAGCAGCTGATCGCGCGTGGTGGCTTTCAGAGCTGTGCGTGCGTAAACCTACTCGACGGCGCGGCGTAGGCACGCGGTTAATGGCCCTCTTAGGCGAGCAGGCGAAACAAGAAGGGCGTGTGCTACGCATTGAAACGTCATCGCTACCGTTAGCTGACCGCGTACTGCTCTCTAAGTTAGGTTACCGACCAATGGCTAATGAACACTCTTCTCAACCAGACGCACCAACGACCAGTGATTTTGTTGAGCTAGACCCACAAGGAAAAGGGTAA